Proteins encoded within one genomic window of Dermatophilus congolensis:
- a CDS encoding polysaccharide pyruvyl transferase family protein translates to MRGELTREQCGSPHVEALGDPGLLLAEYISRQPKRWDVGLVPHYVHVGDSDLTRLLQSASQTVTVVNVQSDPLRVARHIAACRTIITTSLHGLIVADSLGIPALWLRMPRALSGGDFKFRDHESVVRPSRPRGMDIRDVESMAHAVSVARRANAQRVEHAIGAIKRSGRMILDVTRHETASLPRAIMRSVMS, encoded by the coding sequence TTGCGTGGCGAACTTACCCGCGAGCAGTGCGGCTCCCCACATGTCGAAGCCCTCGGAGATCCTGGCCTCCTTCTAGCCGAATACATTTCCCGACAACCAAAACGATGGGATGTTGGCTTGGTCCCCCACTATGTTCACGTCGGGGACAGTGACCTAACCCGTCTGCTCCAGTCAGCTTCGCAAACGGTCACCGTTGTGAATGTTCAGTCAGATCCTCTGCGCGTTGCCCGCCACATCGCTGCCTGCAGAACCATCATCACTACGTCGCTACACGGGTTGATTGTGGCTGACTCCCTAGGCATCCCGGCTCTGTGGCTGCGCATGCCGCGCGCATTGAGCGGAGGTGACTTCAAATTCCGTGACCACGAGAGCGTGGTTCGCCCCTCTCGACCACGAGGAATGGACATTCGTGATGTGGAGTCGATGGCTCATGCCGTCTCAGTGGCACGCAGAGCAAACGCACAACGTGTTGAACACGCGATCGGCGCTATTAAACGTTCAGGCCGAATGATCCTGGATGTCACCCGTCACGAAACTGCGAGTCTGCCCCGCGCGATTATGCGTTCTGTGATGAGCTAG
- a CDS encoding glycosyltransferase family 2 protein: MAKYERVVIGIPTFRRPDLLLRLLGSLRAEVTGTGVAVLVADNDCDEKISQLLADTDLPVTYVPVAERGISQARNAILAAATQVRPDWTHVVMLDDDGYVLPGWLTPLMDTVNKLDAEITAGPVLGELPENASALARGSVYAGRTRQPTGFVDRLNGAQNIVVSRRAIDLLGESPFATELGRVGGEDADFFARLQERGGTFAWCDEAEVVEPAGPERLTASAIFGRAFLSNQIIGNRAARQHGKGVALRSVLTDARWLPVNTAAAAWRRDSVRASRAAIDAVGLAGRVYGTFRAPGRRRQHGMHSS; this comes from the coding sequence GTGGCCAAATACGAGCGGGTGGTCATTGGTATTCCGACATTTCGGCGCCCAGATTTATTGCTCCGACTTTTGGGAAGTCTGCGGGCAGAAGTAACCGGAACCGGGGTTGCGGTTCTCGTGGCAGATAACGACTGCGACGAGAAAATCTCGCAGCTCCTCGCTGACACAGACCTGCCCGTCACATATGTACCAGTGGCTGAGCGAGGCATATCCCAAGCACGTAACGCGATTCTCGCCGCCGCCACCCAGGTGCGCCCAGACTGGACACATGTAGTGATGTTGGATGATGACGGGTACGTGCTGCCCGGGTGGCTCACGCCACTCATGGACACAGTGAACAAACTCGACGCCGAAATCACTGCAGGCCCGGTACTGGGAGAACTACCCGAGAACGCCTCAGCGTTAGCAAGGGGCAGTGTGTACGCAGGACGCACTCGGCAACCAACAGGTTTCGTTGACCGATTGAATGGGGCGCAGAACATTGTGGTCTCGCGCCGGGCGATCGACCTGCTCGGCGAATCGCCTTTCGCTACAGAGTTGGGGCGTGTAGGCGGCGAAGATGCAGACTTTTTTGCTCGGTTGCAGGAACGCGGCGGCACATTTGCCTGGTGTGATGAAGCCGAAGTGGTCGAGCCGGCAGGGCCCGAGCGGCTCACAGCTTCCGCCATTTTTGGTCGGGCTTTTCTGAGCAATCAGATCATCGGCAATCGCGCCGCGCGTCAGCACGGCAAAGGCGTGGCGCTACGTTCAGTGCTCACTGACGCTCGCTGGTTACCAGTGAACACCGCTGCCGCGGCATGGCGCCGCGATTCAGTGCGGGCATCGCGTGCTGCGATCGATGCGGTAGGGCTTGCCGGGCGGGTCTACGGCACATTCCGCGCACCCGGCCGGCGGCGTCAGCACGGCATGCATTCCTCGTAA
- a CDS encoding ABC transporter ATP-binding protein, producing MLSVKGLKKKYKAVVFSGVDFSAYPGSLTVIRGKNGSGKTTLLAAVGGLVPVEGQVLLDGEPLHARARQCFGLFDDSPLMTNLTGLENLVYLSGRFLSMREAEHLVEDFFDPLLLGRRVSSYSLGQKKRLSLAAVFLSDARVVLLDEPTNGLDDRGIEDFAKIVKAKKDAGCVLLASGHARRAFSQVQDHVFELDEGRLVQCL from the coding sequence GTGCTTTCGGTTAAAGGGTTGAAGAAAAAATATAAGGCTGTTGTTTTTTCGGGGGTAGATTTTTCTGCTTATCCGGGAAGTTTGACGGTTATTCGGGGGAAGAATGGCTCTGGGAAAACAACGTTGTTGGCTGCGGTTGGTGGGCTTGTGCCGGTGGAGGGGCAGGTGTTGCTTGATGGTGAACCGTTGCATGCGCGGGCGCGGCAGTGTTTTGGGTTGTTTGATGATTCACCGTTGATGACGAACCTCACTGGTTTGGAGAATCTTGTGTATTTGTCTGGCAGGTTTCTCTCGATGAGGGAGGCCGAGCATCTTGTTGAAGATTTTTTCGACCCGTTGCTGCTTGGTCGTCGTGTGAGTAGCTATTCATTGGGGCAGAAGAAGCGGCTTAGCCTTGCTGCGGTTTTTCTTTCTGATGCTCGGGTTGTTCTGTTAGATGAGCCCACTAATGGTCTTGATGATCGTGGAATTGAAGATTTTGCGAAAATCGTGAAGGCAAAGAAGGATGCGGGGTGTGTTCTCCTGGCCTCGGGGCATGCTCGAAGAGCGTTCTCTCAGGTTCAGGATCATGTGTTTGAGCTCGATGAAGGAAGGCTCGTTCAGTGTCTGTGA
- a CDS encoding sucrase ferredoxin — protein MAEPPTTPQTPCSIQWDKATDPAWGTTSPALFWIAMEQRGPWGRKAFTQSRLDPTIGQTLEKNAETAGGRALLIRQPSAARETATPYPRHVFLSGGMTQGTPWLLHGTHPDPAVIANLPFEAAAAGDINAVREHAPWLTPTHASILLICTNSKRDQCCAKRGRPIVDTTSPHFPERIWDCTHTGGHRFAPTAIVLPHGLGLARLNDTHTIPQLLTDTSGNPSDTTFTTATTPHTLTTSYHLRGLSHLPAAEQAADAYIRTHLASTNETTPILALTTTADATEERTTPVTVTHTDGRTWNLLVRQTDRHDLPASCGGAPITATAHHVEPAT, from the coding sequence ATGGCCGAGCCACCCACCACTCCACAAACCCCCTGCTCCATCCAATGGGACAAAGCCACCGACCCCGCTTGGGGAACCACCTCACCAGCCCTGTTCTGGATCGCGATGGAGCAACGCGGACCATGGGGACGTAAAGCATTCACCCAATCCCGGCTCGACCCCACCATCGGTCAAACCCTCGAAAAAAACGCTGAAACAGCCGGCGGACGCGCCTTGCTCATCCGGCAACCCAGCGCGGCCAGAGAAACCGCAACCCCTTACCCCCGACACGTCTTCCTCAGCGGCGGTATGACACAAGGCACCCCATGGCTCCTCCACGGCACCCACCCTGACCCTGCCGTCATCGCAAACCTGCCTTTCGAAGCCGCAGCAGCAGGAGACATCAACGCAGTCCGTGAGCACGCCCCCTGGCTCACCCCCACTCACGCATCCATCCTCTTAATCTGCACCAACAGCAAACGCGACCAATGCTGCGCCAAACGAGGCCGCCCCATCGTCGACACAACGTCACCCCACTTCCCCGAACGCATCTGGGACTGCACCCACACCGGCGGACACCGCTTCGCCCCCACCGCAATCGTCCTACCCCACGGCCTAGGGTTGGCCCGCCTCAATGACACCCACACCATCCCTCAACTCCTCACAGACACCTCAGGAAACCCCAGCGACACCACCTTCACCACCGCCACCACCCCCCACACCCTCACCACCAGCTACCACCTGCGCGGCCTATCCCACCTCCCAGCCGCCGAACAAGCCGCCGACGCCTACATTCGCACCCACCTAGCCAGCACCAACGAAACCACCCCTATCCTCGCCCTGACCACCACCGCCGACGCCACCGAGGAACGCACCACCCCTGTCACCGTCACCCACACCGACGGACGCACCTGGAACCTCCTCGTGCGCCAAACAGACCGCCACGACCTGCCCGCCTCCTGCGGCGGTGCCCCCATCACCGCCACCGCCCACCACGTCGAACCCGCTACCTAA
- a CDS encoding DNA gyrase/topoisomerase IV subunit B yields the protein MVVAAAGAKNGKSGEPAGYTARHLQVLEGLEAVRKRPGMYIGSTDSRGLMHCLWEIIDNSVDEALGGHGDSIEVVLRPDGCVEVRDYGRGIPVDVEPRTGLSGLEVVFTKLHAGGKFGGGSYTASGGLHGVGASVVNALSERLDVQVDRGGKTYQMSFRRGVPGVFEDADPGNPRPDAPFTAYEEPTPPPVVGKAKRGVTGTRVRYWVDRQIFLSTAQFSYEDLAGRARQTSFLIPGLGIVVRDERGLPGTPGESGPVEERFQHEGGIAEFVEFLATDQPVSDVWRLQGHGTFTERVPVLDESGHMTPTDVQRDCDVDVALRWGDGYETKVRTFVNIIATPKGGTHLAGFEAGVLKCVRKQVEARSRALRPGSDKPEKDDVLAGLTAVVTVRLAEPQFEGQTKEVLGTSAVRGIVSRVVDKQLTSLLESTKRPTKQQATGVLEKVVAEMKARISARQHKETQRRKTALESSSMPPKLYDCRTSDVERSELFIVEGDSAMGTAKAARNSEFQALLPIRGKILNVQKASIADMLNNFECASIIQVLGAGSGRTFDVEAARYGKVIIMTDADVDGAHIRTLLLTLFFRYMRPLVEAGRVFAAVPPLHRLEVNGGPGKKNEYVYTYSEAEMLALTKRLRKSGKGWKEPMQRYKGLGEMDAAQLRETTMDPSHRTLRRVQVADVEAASRVFDLLMGSDVAPRKDFIVASAHELNAERIDA from the coding sequence GTGGTAGTGGCCGCAGCTGGTGCGAAGAACGGTAAGTCGGGAGAGCCGGCGGGGTATACGGCGCGGCATTTGCAGGTTCTGGAGGGGCTGGAAGCTGTTCGTAAGCGCCCAGGAATGTACATCGGATCTACGGATTCGCGGGGGTTGATGCATTGTTTGTGGGAGATCATCGACAACTCGGTGGATGAGGCACTGGGTGGTCATGGTGATTCGATTGAGGTGGTGTTGCGGCCGGATGGGTGTGTAGAGGTTCGTGACTATGGGCGCGGTATTCCGGTGGATGTGGAGCCGCGGACAGGGCTGTCTGGGCTGGAGGTGGTGTTCACCAAGCTGCACGCCGGTGGCAAGTTTGGTGGCGGTTCCTACACGGCTTCGGGTGGTTTGCATGGTGTGGGTGCGTCGGTGGTGAATGCGCTTTCGGAGCGGCTGGATGTGCAGGTGGATCGCGGCGGGAAGACGTATCAGATGTCATTCCGCCGGGGAGTGCCAGGGGTGTTTGAGGATGCCGATCCGGGTAATCCACGTCCGGACGCGCCTTTTACTGCCTATGAGGAGCCCACGCCTCCTCCGGTGGTGGGTAAGGCTAAGCGTGGTGTGACTGGTACGCGGGTGCGGTATTGGGTGGATCGGCAGATTTTCTTGTCGACGGCGCAGTTCTCGTATGAGGATTTGGCGGGGCGTGCGCGGCAGACGAGTTTTTTGATCCCGGGCTTGGGGATTGTGGTGCGCGATGAGCGTGGTCTGCCGGGGACGCCAGGTGAGAGCGGCCCGGTGGAGGAGCGGTTCCAGCATGAGGGTGGGATTGCTGAGTTTGTGGAGTTTTTGGCTACGGACCAGCCGGTGAGTGACGTGTGGCGGTTGCAGGGGCACGGCACGTTCACCGAGCGGGTGCCGGTGTTGGATGAGTCGGGGCATATGACGCCCACGGATGTGCAGCGTGATTGTGATGTGGATGTGGCGCTGCGGTGGGGTGATGGGTATGAGACGAAAGTGCGTACGTTCGTCAACATCATTGCGACCCCTAAGGGTGGTACGCATTTGGCTGGTTTTGAGGCCGGGGTGTTGAAGTGTGTGCGTAAGCAGGTGGAGGCACGTTCTCGTGCGTTGCGTCCTGGCAGTGATAAGCCGGAGAAGGACGATGTGTTGGCGGGGTTGACGGCTGTGGTGACGGTGCGTCTGGCTGAGCCGCAGTTTGAGGGGCAGACGAAGGAGGTGTTGGGCACCAGTGCGGTGCGCGGCATTGTTTCGCGGGTGGTGGATAAGCAGCTGACGTCGTTGCTGGAGTCGACGAAGCGGCCAACGAAGCAGCAGGCCACGGGCGTGTTGGAGAAGGTCGTTGCGGAGATGAAGGCGCGTATTTCGGCGCGTCAGCATAAGGAGACGCAGCGGCGTAAGACGGCGTTGGAGTCTTCATCGATGCCGCCGAAGCTGTATGACTGCCGCACTTCAGATGTGGAACGTTCGGAGTTGTTCATTGTTGAAGGGGACTCGGCGATGGGCACGGCTAAGGCTGCGCGTAATAGTGAGTTTCAGGCGTTGTTGCCGATTCGCGGAAAGATTCTGAATGTTCAGAAGGCTTCTATCGCGGATATGTTGAACAACTTTGAGTGCGCGTCGATTATTCAGGTTTTGGGTGCGGGGTCGGGGCGCACGTTTGATGTGGAGGCTGCCCGTTACGGCAAGGTCATCATCATGACCGACGCTGATGTTGATGGTGCGCATATTCGGACGTTGTTGTTGACGTTGTTTTTCCGGTATATGCGTCCGTTGGTGGAGGCGGGGCGGGTGTTCGCGGCGGTTCCGCCGTTGCACCGGTTGGAGGTCAATGGTGGCCCTGGGAAGAAGAACGAGTATGTGTACACGTACTCGGAGGCTGAGATGTTGGCATTGACCAAGCGGCTACGTAAGTCGGGCAAGGGGTGGAAGGAGCCGATGCAGCGGTATAAGGGGTTGGGGGAGATGGATGCTGCGCAGTTGCGGGAGACGACGATGGATCCTTCGCATCGGACGTTGCGTAGGGTTCAGGTAGCTGATGTGGAGGCCGCGAGTCGTGTGTTTGATTTGTTGATGGGGTCTGATGTTGCTCCGCGTAAGGATTTCATTGTGGCTTCGGCGCATGAGTTGAATGCCGAGCGTATCGATGCCTGA
- a CDS encoding DUF7455 domain-containing protein, which yields MTTAVLTPMTSADRCDRCGAQAYVRATLRSGGELLFCAHHAREHADRLTEIDATIHDETERLHTS from the coding sequence GTGACTACCGCTGTTTTGACACCGATGACCTCGGCCGACCGCTGCGACCGGTGCGGAGCACAAGCATACGTACGAGCAACCCTGCGCAGCGGCGGCGAACTGCTGTTCTGCGCCCACCACGCACGCGAACACGCCGACCGACTCACCGAGATAGACGCCACCATCCACGACGAGACTGAACGTCTCCACACGAGCTAA
- a CDS encoding DUF3040 domain-containing protein, with product MFSPVYGVRVFGVVVVRPHCGAVGGLLVEEVAMPLSENEQKMLDQMERALYAEDPRFASSMRGGVAGGSSRQRVVVGCVGAVVGLGLVLGGVAGNLIWLGVVGFVAMVGGMAWAFTPATLKRKQAGSAPRRGFSGRSAGGRRASSSGSFSQRLEQRWERRRRENGF from the coding sequence GTGTTCAGCCCTGTCTATGGGGTGCGGGTTTTTGGAGTTGTTGTGGTGCGTCCCCACTGTGGGGCGGTCGGTGGTTTGTTGGTCGAGGAGGTTGCGATGCCCCTGTCCGAGAACGAGCAGAAGATGCTCGATCAGATGGAGCGCGCCCTGTATGCGGAGGATCCGCGGTTTGCGTCGTCTATGCGTGGTGGGGTGGCCGGGGGGTCGTCTCGTCAGCGGGTGGTGGTTGGTTGTGTGGGAGCAGTGGTGGGTTTGGGGTTGGTTTTGGGTGGTGTTGCCGGGAACCTGATTTGGCTTGGTGTGGTGGGTTTTGTGGCGATGGTGGGCGGTATGGCCTGGGCTTTCACGCCAGCGACGTTGAAGCGTAAGCAGGCAGGGTCCGCGCCGAGGCGAGGTTTTTCTGGGCGTTCTGCTGGAGGGCGTCGTGCTTCGTCGTCGGGGTCGTTCTCGCAGCGTTTGGAGCAGCGGTGGGAGCGTCGTCGTCGGGAGAACGGTTTTTAA
- a CDS encoding DNA polymerase IV: MSRRRFSIPARHSHGPVDDTGCVILHVDMDAFYASVTLLNHPHLIGKPVIIGGGTRGVVLSATYEARAFGVASAMPMSRAVRLCPQAVVLPPQHERYRAVSAAVMETFATVTPVIEPLSLDEAFLDVSGAVRRLGSPAVIAEQIRAAIFAEQGITCSVGVASTKFVAKIASGMAKPDGMLVVPVAEMVEFVQQLPVGALWGVGDKTEEHLHRLGLRYVSDIAATSVSTLRHALGATGEHLYAMAWGKDPRVVTPERVEKSIGADQTFEHDIDDVTELQRRLLAMCEKTAARARAAGMVGRTITLRVRFSDFTTVTRSVTVQEHTDVGREIFLQARGLFDNLAVQGMRVRLVGVRLEGLVRRAEVAVQRDLFAPEQGWREAEVAVDAASARFGQGIVRPASLLKRDSGEDGMRLRE, from the coding sequence GTGAGTAGACGACGTTTTTCGATCCCGGCGCGGCACAGCCACGGCCCTGTTGATGACACTGGCTGCGTCATTCTGCATGTCGACATGGATGCGTTTTATGCCTCGGTCACGTTGCTGAATCACCCGCACTTGATAGGTAAGCCAGTGATTATCGGGGGTGGGACGCGAGGGGTGGTTTTATCTGCCACGTATGAGGCGCGAGCTTTTGGGGTGGCCTCGGCGATGCCGATGTCACGCGCGGTGCGGTTGTGTCCGCAGGCAGTGGTGCTGCCGCCTCAGCATGAGCGGTATCGGGCGGTTTCGGCTGCGGTGATGGAAACGTTCGCGACGGTGACGCCTGTGATTGAGCCGTTGTCGTTGGATGAGGCGTTTTTGGATGTGTCGGGTGCGGTGCGCAGGTTGGGTTCACCGGCGGTCATCGCCGAGCAGATCCGTGCAGCGATTTTCGCTGAGCAGGGCATCACATGCTCGGTAGGGGTGGCGTCGACAAAGTTTGTGGCGAAGATTGCCTCGGGAATGGCTAAGCCGGACGGCATGTTGGTGGTTCCGGTGGCGGAGATGGTCGAGTTTGTGCAGCAGTTACCGGTGGGGGCGTTGTGGGGTGTGGGGGATAAAACGGAGGAGCATTTGCATCGGTTGGGGTTGCGGTACGTCTCGGATATCGCCGCTACATCGGTATCGACGCTGCGGCACGCTTTGGGCGCTACCGGTGAGCATTTGTATGCGATGGCTTGGGGTAAAGATCCGCGTGTGGTGACCCCTGAACGGGTGGAGAAGAGTATCGGGGCGGATCAAACTTTTGAGCACGATATTGATGATGTGACTGAGCTGCAGCGGCGATTGTTGGCGATGTGTGAAAAGACCGCTGCTCGCGCTAGAGCAGCAGGGATGGTGGGGCGAACGATTACGTTGCGGGTGCGTTTTTCAGATTTCACGACGGTAACCAGGTCGGTGACTGTGCAGGAGCACACTGATGTGGGTCGGGAAATTTTTCTTCAGGCGCGAGGTTTGTTCGACAACCTTGCCGTGCAGGGAATGCGGGTGCGGTTGGTGGGGGTGCGGTTGGAGGGTTTGGTGCGTCGTGCTGAGGTTGCGGTGCAGCGGGATCTGTTCGCGCCAGAACAAGGGTGGCGTGAGGCAGAGGTGGCGGTAGATGCGGCGAGTGCACGATTTGGTCAGGGGATTGTTCGGCCGGCGAGTTTGTTGAAACGCGACTCTGGCGAGGATGGGATGAGGCTGCGTGAGTGA
- a CDS encoding class I SAM-dependent methyltransferase yields the protein MAEEASELTPLGESPARSSAVWEAVTASLRSRAQAVGRPLRILDFGGGAGGLAVPLARRGYEITVVDPSPNALASLTQRAQEVGGLENITAFQGDVDSLSQIVPAAGVDAVLCHGVLEHVDAPADAVAELARVLTHGGVLSLTVAQRVGAVMSRALSGRFEQARQVLLSEDGRWGEKDPLRRRFDAAEIAELLAGSGLEIVDAEGVRVFEGLVPASLVSSDAERESLRALERAVAGHPASAHLAHIGASLHVLASKAAIDSGQ from the coding sequence ATGGCCGAAGAAGCGAGTGAACTCACCCCCCTCGGCGAAAGCCCTGCTCGCTCTAGCGCAGTCTGGGAGGCTGTTACCGCATCCTTGCGCTCACGAGCCCAGGCCGTAGGGCGGCCACTGCGGATCCTTGATTTCGGTGGAGGAGCCGGTGGGTTAGCTGTGCCGCTAGCTCGGCGAGGATATGAGATCACTGTTGTTGACCCCAGCCCCAACGCTTTGGCGTCCCTGACTCAACGCGCACAAGAAGTTGGTGGATTGGAGAACATCACCGCTTTTCAAGGCGATGTGGATTCCTTGAGCCAAATTGTGCCCGCAGCGGGAGTGGATGCGGTGTTGTGCCACGGTGTTCTAGAGCACGTGGATGCCCCTGCGGATGCTGTTGCCGAGCTTGCGCGTGTGCTCACCCATGGCGGGGTACTCAGTCTGACAGTGGCGCAGCGAGTAGGCGCAGTGATGTCGCGGGCGCTGAGTGGTCGTTTCGAGCAGGCTCGGCAGGTGCTACTCAGTGAAGATGGCCGTTGGGGTGAGAAGGATCCATTGCGTCGTCGTTTCGATGCTGCAGAGATTGCTGAACTGCTCGCAGGCAGCGGCTTGGAAATCGTAGATGCAGAGGGCGTGCGTGTGTTTGAGGGGCTTGTGCCAGCCTCTCTGGTTTCCAGTGATGCTGAGCGCGAGTCTCTACGTGCGCTGGAGCGTGCTGTGGCGGGGCATCCGGCATCGGCGCACTTGGCGCACATTGGGGCGTCTTTGCACGTGTTGGCGAGCAAAGCTGCGATTGATTCGGGGCAGTGA
- a CDS encoding SAV_6107 family HEPN domain-containing protein translates to MVPRTATGKRRTASSTAALDLLAKAHTICTRALNTQTAPERYVDAHLAALRAAGAIVAAKLGTPTPRGTWAAVAELAPELSDWSIYFARATTRRQRIENGLWEPSDDEAASFVEASKTFIDLTAAVLGVPLTPASPVANTTRPPRTEGHEQRMERMVSNGF, encoded by the coding sequence ATGGTCCCACGAACTGCCACCGGAAAACGCAGAACAGCCAGCAGCACCGCAGCCCTGGATCTACTGGCCAAAGCCCACACCATCTGCACCCGAGCGCTCAATACACAAACAGCACCCGAACGCTACGTCGACGCCCACCTGGCAGCATTGCGCGCCGCGGGAGCAATTGTGGCCGCCAAACTTGGCACTCCCACACCCAGAGGAACCTGGGCTGCTGTTGCTGAACTTGCTCCTGAACTCAGTGACTGGTCCATCTATTTCGCCCGCGCAACCACGCGCAGGCAACGCATCGAAAACGGCCTGTGGGAACCCAGCGACGATGAAGCAGCCTCGTTCGTCGAAGCATCAAAAACATTCATAGACCTCACTGCAGCTGTCCTCGGAGTGCCTTTAACTCCAGCTAGTCCCGTCGCCAATACCACTAGGCCACCACGAACAGAGGGCCATGAACAACGCATGGAACGTATGGTGAGCAATGGGTTTTGA
- a CDS encoding polyprenyl synthetase family protein has product MNSSLPLADFRHEVQQAIDSALSEQRALVTPVGPESDQLLDAIAQLLSGGKRFRALFCYQAYKAAGGTHDHAAVRVGAALEFFQGAALIHDDVMDDSAVRRGAPAAHVAFAQAHREAGWERSPERFGLSGAVLAGDLCLVASEQLFLDSGLPLEELNRARIEFNTMRSQLMAGQWLEFVISNRGWKNISTAERIEQARKVVQFKSAKYSIEQPALIGADAAGINPTDRELLSRYGLAVGEAFQLRDDVLGVFGNPETTGKPAGDDLREGKRTVLLALALDAASPEETDFLASLIGEENLTSEQVERAREIFITTGAMERHETMIRAGAQTAHEALAATTELTTEGKAELAELIHVATERNT; this is encoded by the coding sequence TTGAACTCTTCCCTTCCCCTGGCCGATTTCCGCCACGAAGTACAACAGGCAATCGACTCCGCCTTGTCGGAGCAGCGAGCCCTCGTGACACCTGTCGGTCCGGAATCCGATCAACTCCTCGACGCCATCGCACAGCTACTGTCAGGCGGAAAACGCTTCCGTGCCCTCTTCTGCTACCAGGCATACAAAGCAGCCGGAGGCACACATGACCACGCAGCTGTACGCGTTGGAGCAGCTCTGGAGTTTTTCCAAGGCGCAGCACTCATCCATGACGACGTCATGGATGACAGTGCCGTACGCCGCGGAGCCCCTGCAGCCCATGTCGCTTTCGCTCAAGCCCACCGCGAAGCCGGCTGGGAACGCTCCCCTGAACGATTCGGGCTCTCCGGGGCAGTACTAGCAGGTGATCTATGCCTAGTCGCCAGCGAACAACTCTTCCTCGACAGCGGACTACCCCTGGAGGAACTCAACCGGGCCCGCATCGAATTCAACACCATGCGAAGCCAACTCATGGCAGGACAGTGGCTCGAATTTGTCATCTCAAACCGTGGCTGGAAAAACATCAGCACAGCCGAACGCATCGAACAAGCCCGCAAAGTCGTGCAGTTCAAAAGCGCGAAATACTCCATCGAACAACCCGCCCTCATCGGTGCTGACGCCGCAGGCATCAACCCCACCGACCGAGAACTCCTGTCCCGCTACGGCCTAGCCGTCGGTGAAGCATTCCAACTACGTGACGACGTCCTCGGCGTTTTCGGGAACCCCGAAACGACCGGAAAACCAGCCGGAGACGACCTACGCGAAGGAAAACGGACCGTACTGCTAGCCCTCGCGCTCGATGCAGCCTCACCAGAAGAAACAGACTTTCTCGCCTCGCTCATTGGCGAAGAAAACCTCACCAGCGAGCAAGTAGAACGCGCCCGTGAAATCTTCATCACCACCGGCGCGATGGAACGCCACGAAACCATGATTCGCGCCGGGGCCCAAACCGCCCACGAGGCACTCGCTGCAACCACAGAACTCACCACCGAAGGCAAAGCAGAACTAGCCGAACTCATCCACGTTGCTACTGAGCGAAACACCTGA
- a CDS encoding Rv2175c family DNA-binding protein, with the protein MNDELNVSSQPQDSTPQLSDEQKRRAAALEELVDAWVSIPGLAEIQGLRLNDVRRQLKDGDLVGVRRTESNAIYVPARFLVDNAPAPRLKGTVTVLRDGGMSDEELLEWLFTPDATLPGGGSAMDAFDAGFVTEVRRRAMESAL; encoded by the coding sequence GTGAACGACGAACTGAACGTATCGAGCCAACCACAGGACTCGACGCCGCAGCTGAGTGACGAGCAGAAGCGTCGCGCGGCAGCTTTGGAAGAACTCGTGGACGCGTGGGTGAGCATCCCTGGGCTTGCCGAAATTCAGGGGCTGCGCTTGAACGATGTGCGCAGGCAGCTCAAGGACGGCGACCTCGTGGGCGTTCGCCGCACAGAGAGCAACGCGATCTATGTTCCAGCGAGATTCCTCGTGGACAACGCGCCTGCACCCAGGCTGAAAGGAACCGTCACAGTCTTGCGTGATGGTGGGATGTCTGACGAGGAACTCCTCGAATGGCTTTTCACCCCAGATGCCACACTCCCTGGCGGTGGCAGCGCAATGGATGCCTTTGATGCTGGTTTCGTTACCGAGGTGCGTCGCCGCGCGATGGAGAGCGCTTTGTAA